Proteins from a genomic interval of Anolis sagrei isolate rAnoSag1 chromosome 1, rAnoSag1.mat, whole genome shotgun sequence:
- the GPR176 gene encoding G-protein coupled receptor 176 isoform X2, giving the protein MSIFKSVTNRFIKNLACSGICASLVCVPFDIVLSASPHCCWWIYTMVFCKIIKFLHKVFCSVTILSFPAIALDRYYSVLYPLERKISDAKSRDVVIYIWAHAVVASIPVFAVTSVSDIYAMSTCTEPWSYSIGHLIYVIIYNISTVILPVALVFLFMILIRRALSASQKKKVIIAALRTPQNTISIPYASQRESELHAMLLSMVMVFIFCSVPYMTLVIYRTIFDASDTSVYLLLTAIWLPKISLLTNPLLFLTVNKSVRKCLVGTIVQLQRRYSRRNIVSSGAVVDANLEPHVRSGSQLLEMFYIGQQQIFKPTEDEEENETKSIGSSNYQQKEIPTTSLEVEHTVVQKPVPHAVADSAAQVAPAMPTESEMASEKYSMQLGFGPFELPPQWLSENQNSKKRLLPPLGNTPEELIQTKQSKCKAERKMSRNNKVSIFPKVDS; this is encoded by the exons ATGTCCATTTTTAAGTCGGTAACAAACCGCTTTATTAAAAACTTGGCCTGCTCCGGCATCTGTGCCAGCCTGGTCTGTGTGCCTTTTGATATTGTCCTTAGTGCTAGTCCACACTGCTGTTGGTGGATCTACACTATGGTCTTCTGTAAGATCATCAAGTTCCTGCACAAAGTTTTCTGCTCAGTGACCATCCTTAGCTTTCCTGCCATTGCTCTGGATAG GTACTATTCAGTGTTATACCCACTGGAAAGAAAAATATCAGATGCTAAATCTCGTGACGTGGTGATTTACATCTGGGCTCATGCCGTGGTGGCCAGCATTCCCGTATTTGCTGTGACCAGTGTGTCAGATATTTATGCTATGTCCACCTGTACTGAACCCTGGAGCTATTCCATTGGCCATTTAATATATGTCATCATTTACAACATTAGCACTGTGATTTTGCCAGTAGCCTTGGTGTTTCTCTTTATGATCCTCATTCGCAGAGCACTGAGTGCTAGCCAAAAGAAAAAAGTCATCATAGCTGCCTTAAGAACCCCACAAAATACAATTTCTATTCCTTATGCCTCTCAGAGAGAATCTGAACTCCATGCCATGCTGCTGTCTATGgttatggtttttattttctgcagTGTCCCTTATATGACGTTGGTGATTTACCGCACTATATTCGATGCCTCTGACACTTCTGTCTATTTGCTCCTCACTGCCATCTGGCTGCCCAAGATATCACTGTTAACCAATCCTCTGCTCTTCCTGACTGTTAACAAATCTGTACGTaagtgtttggtggggacgattGTGCAGTTACAACGCAGGTACAGCCGGAGAAACATTGTCAGCTCTGGAGCTGTAGTGGATGCCAACCTGGAGCCACATGTCCGTTCTGGTAGCCAGCTGTTGGAGATGTTTTACATTGGGCAGCAGCAAATTTTCAAGCCCACAGAGGACGAAGAAGAGAATGAGACTAAATCCATTGGCTCCAGCAATTACCAGCAGAAAGAAATCCCAACCACTAGCTTAGAGGTAGAACACACTGTAGTTCAGAAGCCTGTCCCCCATGCAGTCGCAGATTCCGCTGCACAGGTGGCACCAGCGATGCCAACAGAAAGTGAAATGGCCAGTGAGAAGTACTCCATGCAACTTGGCTTTGGGCCCTTCGAGCTGCCTCCACAGTGGTTGTCAGAAAACCAGAACAGTAAGAAACGACTTCTGCCCCCTTTGGGAAATACTCCAGAGGAGCTCATCCAGACCAAGCAGTCCAAGTGTaaagcagaaagaaaaatgagCAGGAACAATAAAGTCAGCATCTTCCCCAAGGTGGATTCCTAG